Proteins from a genomic interval of Nasonia vitripennis strain AsymCx chromosome 3, Nvit_psr_1.1, whole genome shotgun sequence:
- the LOC100120531 gene encoding cytochrome c-type heme lyase: MGNTVSSASPVLPSDHPPINKHQHAEGKQPPPECPVHHQGASPPVQKKSECPVQHDDMSDLNPLNMMPKENQNPAPDQPFELSKERQVSSIPKASEEGGFWVYPSPQMFWNAMLRKGWRWKDEDISQKDMDDIIKIHNANNEQAWREVLKWEALHAFECTDPKLKSFGGKAKDYSPRARIRYWLGYGLPFDRHDWIVDRCGKNVRYVIDYYDGGDVDENHKFALLDVRPAMDSFENLWDRMKVTWWRWRYEGKENHV, translated from the coding sequence ATGGGTAACACGGTTTCATCAGCATCTCCAGTGCTTCCGAGTGATCATCCTCCAATAAATAAGCACCAACACGCAGAGGGCAAACAGCCTCCTCCAGAGTGCCCGGTTCATCACCAAGGTGCTAGTCCACCAGTGCAGAAGAAGAGCGAATGTCCAGTTCAGCATGATGACATGTCAGATTTGAACCCACTGAACATGATGCCTAAAGAGAATCAAAATCCAGCACCTGACCAGCCTTTCGAACTGTCTAAAGAGAGGCAAGTTTCCTCCATCCCAAAAGCCAGTGAAGAAGGTGGCTTCTGGGTCTATCCATCACCACAGATGTTCTGGAATGCCATGCTTCGCAAAGGTTGGCGATGGAAGGATGAAGATATTTCGCAAAAGGATATGGATGACATTATCAAGATTCACAATGCCAACAATGAGCAAGCTTGGAGAGAAGTACTTAAGTGGGAAGCGCTGCATGCATTTGAATGTACGGATCCAAAACTCAAAAGTTTTGGTGGCAAAGCTAAAGATTATTCACCACGTGCCAGGATTCGCTATTGGCTTGGGTATGGTTTACCATTTGACAGACACGATTGGATTGTAGATAGATGTGGCAAAAATGTCAGATATGTCATAGATTACTATGACGGCGGAGATGTTGATGAAAATCACAAGTTTGCCCTGCTTGATGTCAGGCCTGCTATGGATTCTTTCGAAAACCTGTGGGATCGCATGAAGGTCACATGGTGGAGATGGCGATACGAAGGCAAAGAGAATCATGTTTGA
- the LOC100679182 gene encoding cytochrome c oxidase assembly protein COX18, mitochondrial yields the protein MNPTLSTRVIIRTFRPNFCRYLSVQSSVNKSSNSSTGTPHFHRKIENRSSNFPLFKQPFRNSLCNAPLPLCSSFHRNYAKKAEDPLDLDKPPEPEVWKSSLGNTKTSEEDIEEIAASISEILDAFGETYAVKYAEELFVEMHNITGLPWWASIALTAVLVRTTMVLPMSLVQVRIMGRLQMVTLHMTKVMERLKKESNEARKRFGWPDEVITEKYKKAVKNEWDYQIGKENCHPIKTLFPILIQVPTWAVFSLGLRNLCLPPREGAAPSEVYTELSIGGFGWVTDLTAIYPTFALPVSLGIVYFLTIEVHRMFRLQPYVSAEEVKCLFMQCINIGVVGLSIVSPTALSIYWLSSASYGLIQAFLVNTQASYRLLNIPVLGTPMEHPYRLFRENLKNRFKKREKEPLYIRE from the exons ATGAATCCAACATTGTCAACACGAGTTATTATTCGAACATTTCGACCTAATTTCTGTCGATATCTTTCTGTGCAATCAAGTGTCAACAAAAGTAGCAATAGCTCTACTGGAACACCACATTTTCAccgaaaaattgaaaatcgtTCATCCAATTTCCCGTTATTCAAACAACCCTTTCGAAATTCACTGTGCAACGCACCTTTGCCACTGTGCTCAAGTTTTCACAGAAATTATGCAAAAAAGGCAGAGGATCCACTAGATCTTGATAAACCACCAGAGCCGGAGGTATGGAAATCATCTTTAGGGAATACAAAAACATCAGAAGAAGATATTGAAGAAATAGCAGCTAGTATATCAGAAATACTTGATGCTTTTGGAGAAACTTATGCAGTCAAATATGCTGAAGAGTTATTTGTAGAGATGCACAATATCACTGGATTGCCATGGTGGGCATCGATTGCACTCACAGCAGTTTTAGTTAGAACAACTATGGTTTTGCCAATGTCTTTAGTTCAg GTCAGAATTATGGGAAGATTACAAATGGTTACATTGCATATGACTAAAGTTATGGAAAGATTGAAAAAAGAGTCAAATGAAGCTCGTAAAAGATTTGGTTGGCCAGATGAAGTCATAACTGAAAAATACAAGAAAGCA GTGAAAAATGAATGGGATTATCAAATAGGAAAGGAAAACTGTCATCCAATAAAAACTCTCTTCCCTATTCTGATTCAAGTACCAACTTGGGCAGTATTTTCACTCGGTTTGAGGAACTTGTGTCTACCACCTAGGGAAGGTGCTGCTC cTAGTGAGGTATACACAGAATTATCAATTGGTGGTTTTGGATGGGTAACAGATCTCACAGCCATTTATCCTACATTTGCATTACCAGTGTCGCTTggaattgtttattttttaacaatagaa GTTCACAGAATGTTTAGACTACAACCATATGTTTCTGCAGAAGAAGTAAAATGCCTATTTATGCAATGTATAAATATTGGTGTAGTAGGATTGAGTATAGTGTCACCCACG gcATTGAGCATCTATTGGTTAAGTAGCGCTTCATATGGATTGATACAAGCTTTCCTAGTGAATACACAAGCGTCGTATCGTCTCCTCAATATACCCGTCTTAGGCACTCCCATGGAACACCCATATCGCCTTTTTAGAGAAAATCTGAAGAACAGATTTaaaaagagggaaaaagaACCGTTATATATCCGTGAATAA
- the LOC116738452 gene encoding loricrin-like, translated as MKSKLSLFVLTLSMSILADLVASEVMPYPGDCTKYQNCDYSGCFVFDCAPGTEFNPKINVCDYPLLDRNSCGKRAAGFAAGNNSPSAGNGSSDDGDYGGDGDDGDNDGDQGGNQGGRGCSQGRGPCNQGGAGGCSGGKTGPCNSRPGGNRPGVSPGKSTYHPGPQGAGSSAYPGGQGAGSSHPGGQGVASPYPKLQGAGSPYQGGQGAASPYPKLQGAGTPYQGGQGTGSPYQGGRGAGNPYPSGQGSGSPSYPGSQGPNSGGCDGSCNRPGKRGPPRGGNLQQPISGQYPGGQSSGNAHPGNGGGGGPGAAYPPPNSICNYKK; from the exons ATGAAGTCGAAACTTAGTCTTTTTGTACTTACTCTTAGTATGTCTATTCTCGCCGATTTAGTGGCC AGCGAAGTGATGCCTTATCCCGGCGACTGTACAAAGTATCAAAATTGCGATTACAGCGGTTGCTTCGTCTTCGACTGTGCACCCGGCACCGAGTTCAACCCAAAAATCAACGTTTGCGATTACCCACTGCTCGATCGCAATTCGTGTGGCAAGCGGGCCGCGGGTTTTGCCGCTGGTAATAACAGTCCGTCAGCTGGAAACGGTTCCTCGGATGACGGGGACTACGGCGGTGATGGAGATGACGGAGACAATGACGGTGATCAGGGTGGAAACCAAGGGGGCCGCGGTTGCAGCCAAGGACGAGGTCCTTGCAATCAAGGCGGTGCCGGCGGTTGCAGTGGAGGAAAGACCGGTCCCTGCAATTCTCGTCCAGGAGGTAACCGCCCAGGAGTCAGTCCGGGAAAATCGACATACCATCCTGGACCTCAAGGCGCGGGTTCTTCTGCATATCCAGGAGGTCAAGGTGCGGGCAGTTCTCATCCAGGAGGTCAAGGTGTAGCCAGTCCCTATCCAAAACTTCAAGGAGCAGGTAGTCCTTACCAAGGAGGTCAAGGTGCAGCTAGTCCCTATCCAAAACTTCAAGGAGCAGGTACTCCTTACCAAGGAGGTCAAGGTACAGGCAGTCCCTATCAAGGAGGTCGAGGCGCCGGTAATCCTTATCCAAGTGGCCAAGGTTCAGGCAGCCCGTCATACCCAGGAAGCCAAGGTCCCAACAGCGGTGGCTGTGACGGATCCTGCAATCGTCCTGGAAAGAGAGGTCCACCTCGCGGTGGCAACCTTCAACAACCTATCAGTGGTCAATATCCCGGAGGACAAAGTTCCGGTAACGCGCATCCAGGAAACGGCGGTGGTGGTGGCCCCGGTGCTGCGTATCCCCCACCGAACAGCATCTGCAActataaaaaatga
- the LOC100120581 gene encoding cytochrome c oxidase assembly protein COX18, mitochondrial, whose product MNSGVTNRVITKTLRHHCRQILSPQYDINKSSSAYHTVNFRKKNENRNHCHFPLSQHLSQKNLLFGSSPIHLSFQRNFASEIKDFEKMFNTAVTASKELIPAEEAAKIAGSALPEFAKSVADWKIVHLAQNTLLNMHDFTGLPWWASITLSALMARAVITLPFSLIQMHNTGKLQSIQPELEQSIKLLKNEANINVSYHGWPEKLARQHYTLAVKKEWSDLVQRENCHPAKSYILVLIQLPLWFSFSIATRNLSYMLPHPDVSAQITYMEMVVGGFGWVKNLTDVDHFLILPVTLGLLNLAVLETHNMFRVGEPTKFDRWRMNLFRFISVALVPIAAYMPAATNIYWITSSSYGLMQAFLLNSTRLRRFLGVAILTPEMEHPYRHFYKNLKSRLRLA is encoded by the exons ATGAATTCCGGAGTCACAAACAGAGTTATAACAAAAACTCTTCGCCATCATTGCCGGCAAATTTTATCTCCGCAATATGATATCAACAAAAGTAGTAGTGCTTATCACACAGTGAATTTTCgcaagaaaaatgaaaatcgcaATCACTGTCATTTTCCTCTTTCACAACATCTTTCGCAGAAAAATTTACTCTTTGGATCGTCGCCGATTCATTTGAGTTTTCAAAGAAATTTTGCAAGCGAGATAAAAGATTTTGAGAAAATGTTCAATACTGCTGTGACTGCAAGTAAAGAACTGATACCTGCTGAAGAGGCTGCAAAAATTGCAGGCTCTGCTTTACCAGAATTTGCAAAAAGTGTTGCGGATTGGAAGATAGTGCATCTGGCTCAGAATACGCTTTTGAACATGCATGACTTTACTGGGTTGCCGTGGTGGGCATCGATTACTCTGTCAGCTTTAATGGCTAGAGCTGTTATCACGTTGCCTTTTTCTCTAATTCAG ATGCATAATACAGGAAAATTACAATCGATTCAGCCAGAGTTGGAGCAATCCATAAAGCTCTTGAAAAATGAAGCCAATATTAATGTTTCGTATCATGGTTGGCCAGAGAAGCTTGCAAGACAACATTACACATTAGCA GTCAAAAAGGAATGGTCTGATTTAGTCCAGAGGGAGAACTGCCATCCTGCAAAATCCTATATACTTGTGCTGATTCAACTACCTCTTtggttttctttttcaattgcCACTAGAAATCTATCGTACATGTTACCTCACCCAGATGTTA GTGCACAGATAACTTACATGGAAATGGTGGTTGGTGGCTTTGGATGGGTGAAAAATCTTACAGATGTTGATCATTTTTTGATTCTACCTGTTACATTAGGACTGCTAAATTTGGCCGTACTGGAA ACACACAACATGTTCAGGGTTGGAGAGCCAACAAAATTTGATAGATGGAGAATGAACCTTTTCCGTTTCATCAGTGTAGCATTAGTGCCTATTGCTGCTTACATGCCTGCg GCAACAAATATCTATTGGATAACGAGCAGTAGTTATGGTTTGATGCAAGCCTTCCTGCTGAATTCGACGCGCTTGCGGCGATTTCTCGGAGTTGCCATACTTACCCCCGAGATGGAACATCCCTATAGACACTTTTACAAAAACCTAAAGTCAAGGCTGCGCCTCGCGTAG